TCTCGTTCCCCTCGACGAGAATGCCCTGCCCGCTGCCTCCAACACCCAGCTGGCCGTTGTGATGGATGTAGTTCCCCAAGATGCGGGCCCCGGGCCCGGCCTTCACACCGATGCCATGGTTGAGCCTGATCTCGTTCTCACCGACGGTCCAGTCCGGTCCGGTCCCCTTTTCCCCGATGGCGCCTCGTTGGGCCGGATTCGCATACTTCTCGATGACAAATCCCCGGATCGTGACGGAACCGGCTGCGCCCCTGAACGCGTAGGGCACGACGGCGATCTCGACCTTGTTCCCGGACGGGTCGTCTGCGAGATAGACGGTGTCATTCTCATAATCGAAGAACCACGAGCCGGGTTGCAGCTCGTCGATACTTCGAACCTGTGTCAACAGCTCGTCGTTGAAGTAGACATCCTCCGGAAAAGTGCAGGCCGATTGATCGGAAAGACAGGAGCCGCGACGTTCCCCTTCCTGATCGAGCCCTCCCTCGGACCAGAAATCACCGTTCTTCTCGAGATCGGTGAGGAGCCGGGCTCCAGAAAGTATTGCACCGCGCCTACCGACAAAGATGTCACCCTTCTTGGGAACGATCTGGATCTCCCGATAGATGCCCGGGCTGAAGGAATAGGTCGTGCCGGGCGGATTTGCGCCCAAGATCGCCTGCACGTCATCGTCCGGGACGATCTCGACGGCGGCACCATCTGGAGCGGTGGTACCCGGCATCAGATCGGTCGGCGCAATCCAGACCGTGCTGGGCACGGAGGGGAGTACGGCAAAAGGATCGGTGTTTCCTGGCGCGCTGCTACATGCGATCAGGAGAGTCGAGCCGATGAGAGTCATCATCACGCGACGCAACGTGAACAACGGAACCTCCCTACCAACACAACCAGAACCGTGCTCAGCCTAGCTGTTCCGGCTTCTTGGCCACCAGGTCCCGGCGAAAGCCCGGTCCCCACGTGGTTCTTCGTACAAGGAACACCGGGCCGCCACGCCGCCAGGCCGATTCGATCGCGGCGGCAAGGGCACGGCCACCGAGAGTCGAGGTGGATCCACAGGGACTCACGAGCATGACCCGTTCGGTCGGGTTCATGGGCGCGGTTCGCCGAGGCATCCACCCGTCGCCCGCTTCTGGCACAACGACGAGCGGTCACCCGAACCGGTTTCGGACCCATCTCCACACATGCCGGTGGACATACCGGGACGCA
Above is a genomic segment from Actinomycetota bacterium containing:
- a CDS encoding right-handed parallel beta-helix repeat-containing protein, with product MMTLIGSTLLIACSSAPGNTDPFAVLPSVPSTVWIAPTDLMPGTTAPDGAAVEIVPDDDVQAILGANPPGTTYSFSPGIYREIQIVPKKGDIFVGRRGAILSGARLLTDLEKNGDFWSEGGLDQEGERRGSCLSDQSACTFPEDVYFNDELLTQVRSIDELQPGSWFFDYENDTVYLADDPSGNKVEIAVVPYAFRGAAGSVTIRGFVIEKYANPAQRGAIGEKGTGPDWTVGENEIRLNHGIGVKAGPGARILGNYIHHNGQLGVGGSGQGILVEGNEIAYNNIGGFNPYWGGGGAKFVMTVGLVVIDNYVHHNIGPGLWTDIDNMDTRYESNLVVANYHAGIKHEISYDAVIIDNVVEGNGFGNDNTVAGAGIFVSSSPNVEVTGNVVKGNFDGIGGLARDRGDGRYGPYELRNFYVHDNEVEMADGYTGIVSVRSKNRNAVYTEWGNRFEGNNYSIVGGGKHFWWLGKPRTFDEWTSYGLDTSGSMQRQ